The Candidatus Methylomirabilota bacterium genome includes a window with the following:
- a CDS encoding cobalamin-independent methionine synthase II family protein, whose product MTVAMPLIPTTVCGSHGLPSWIHLVREAAQADRLGPIDLQEAYEDAVRLAIRDQVEAGVDVISDGEMRRVTFIRGFYDRLQGLRALPVPRRLGPPNYDAHCPYEVVDRISAPRGLGIVEEFRFARPYADRPMRVAVPGPITLLIPLRRGGPYASEDSLIADLIAVVNAEIKALVAAGCDFIQVDEPNYVMTAGKHRVLKGEAGPMVSALNATLEGVRAKIALHVCFGNAHNNSFATPRRYRPLFPALLEARVQQFVFEYANREMSELELWSEFPSEAEVAVGVIDVKAFRVETAEEVAERARLALKHVPAERLWLVPDCGLWETPRWVGVSKLRSMVEAARVLRRELGRA is encoded by the coding sequence ATGACGGTGGCCATGCCGCTCATACCCACGACCGTGTGCGGCAGCCACGGTCTGCCCTCCTGGATCCATCTGGTTCGCGAGGCCGCGCAAGCCGACCGCCTCGGCCCCATCGATCTCCAGGAGGCGTACGAGGACGCCGTGCGCCTGGCCATCCGCGACCAGGTCGAAGCCGGGGTGGACGTGATCTCCGACGGCGAGATGCGCCGGGTCACTTTCATCCGCGGGTTCTACGATCGGCTGCAGGGCCTCCGGGCCCTGCCCGTGCCGCGCCGCCTGGGCCCGCCCAACTACGACGCGCACTGCCCGTACGAAGTGGTCGATCGCATCAGCGCCCCGCGGGGACTCGGCATCGTGGAGGAGTTCCGCTTCGCTCGCCCGTACGCCGACCGGCCCATGCGCGTGGCGGTGCCCGGCCCCATCACCCTGCTCATCCCGCTGCGGCGGGGCGGCCCCTATGCCTCCGAGGACAGCCTGATCGCCGATCTGATCGCGGTGGTCAATGCCGAGATCAAGGCTCTGGTGGCCGCGGGCTGCGACTTCATCCAGGTGGACGAGCCCAACTACGTCATGACCGCGGGCAAGCATCGCGTCCTCAAGGGTGAGGCGGGGCCCATGGTCTCGGCTCTCAATGCCACCCTCGAGGGGGTCCGCGCGAAGATCGCGCTCCACGTGTGCTTCGGCAACGCCCACAACAATTCATTCGCCACGCCGCGGCGCTACCGGCCCCTCTTTCCCGCTTTGCTCGAGGCGCGCGTGCAGCAGTTCGTCTTCGAGTATGCGAACCGCGAGATGAGCGAGCTCGAGCTGTGGAGCGAGTTCCCGAGCGAGGCCGAGGTCGCCGTGGGAGTCATCGACGTCAAGGCCTTTCGCGTGGAGACGGCCGAGGAGGTCGCGGAGCGCGCGCGGCTGGCCCTCAAGCACGTGCCCGCGGAGCGCCTCTGGCTCGTGCCCGACTGCGGTCTCTGGGAGACGCCGCGGTGGGTCGGCGTGTCCAAGCTGCGCTCGATGGTCGAGGCCGCGCGGGTGCTCCGGCGCGAGCTGGGTCGCGCGTGA
- a CDS encoding alkaline phytoceramidase codes for MSWKARVGVLLGVAAAAIALVALLPPLAQDPAYHRFADTRRLWGVPHGLDVWSNLAFPLVGLWGLVRVASAPSGGPTGPFRESRERWPYVVVCAGVALTGLGSAWYHAAPDNARLVWDRLPMTLVFMGMLAGVFAERVSVTAGLLLLPPFLAAGLASIAYWHASEAAGRGDLRPYVLVQFLPALAIPLMLWLFPARYSRGGDIVVVLLIYGVGKLFEVLDGRIFALGRLVSGHTLKHLMAALACWWLIWGTMARRPSRLSS; via the coding sequence ATGAGCTGGAAAGCTCGCGTGGGAGTGCTACTGGGAGTGGCCGCAGCGGCGATAGCGCTCGTCGCGCTCCTGCCGCCCCTGGCCCAGGATCCCGCCTACCATCGCTTTGCCGACACGCGCAGGCTCTGGGGCGTCCCTCATGGTCTCGACGTCTGGTCCAACCTCGCCTTTCCCCTCGTCGGCCTCTGGGGGCTGGTCCGCGTGGCGTCGGCACCATCCGGGGGGCCGACCGGTCCGTTCCGCGAGTCCCGCGAGCGCTGGCCCTATGTGGTGGTGTGCGCCGGCGTTGCCCTCACGGGGCTGGGTTCGGCCTGGTATCACGCGGCTCCCGACAATGCGCGGCTCGTCTGGGACAGGCTGCCCATGACGCTGGTCTTCATGGGCATGCTGGCCGGGGTGTTCGCCGAGCGCGTCAGCGTGACCGCGGGGCTTCTCCTCCTGCCCCCGTTCCTGGCCGCGGGCCTGGCCAGCATCGCCTACTGGCACGCGAGCGAGGCGGCGGGGAGGGGTGATCTCAGACCGTATGTGCTGGTCCAGTTCCTCCCGGCTCTGGCCATTCCGCTGATGCTCTGGCTGTTCCCGGCCCGCTACAGTCGCGGGGGAGACATCGTGGTCGTCCTCCTCATCTACGGAGTGGGCAAGCTCTTCGAAGTCCTCGACGGCCGGATCTTCGCGCTAGGCCGCCTGGTGAGCGGACATACTCTCAAGCACCTGATGGCGGCCCTGGCGTGCTGGTGGCTGATTTGGGGCACCATGGCCCGGCGCCCTTCGAGACTTTCGAGCTGA
- a CDS encoding metal-sensitive transcriptional regulator yields MIDDESKAKTLGRLRRIEGQVQGIQRMVEEDKYCVDILLQLTAVQGAVEQVQRLILGRHIESCVADAIRSGTARDRQKKVDELLEVFSRFGGR; encoded by the coding sequence ATGATCGACGATGAGAGCAAGGCCAAGACTCTCGGGCGCCTGCGCCGGATCGAGGGACAGGTGCAGGGCATACAGCGCATGGTCGAAGAGGACAAGTACTGCGTGGACATCCTCCTCCAGCTCACGGCGGTGCAGGGCGCCGTCGAGCAGGTGCAGCGTCTGATTCTCGGCCGCCACATCGAGTCCTGTGTCGCCGACGCCATACGCTCGGGCACGGCCCGGGACCGGCAGAAGAAGGTGGACGAGCTCCTCGAGGTCTTCTCGCGTTTCGGCGGGCGCTGA
- a CDS encoding heavy metal translocating P-type ATPase has product MAAPESKTRVDFPVQGMHCAACVGKVERALRAVSGVEEANANLATGRATVWARPEAAQLPALRRAVEGAGYAVPEEIARTPESEDRERAARATLDRSLRAKALIGAALSLPVLLGSMREIFTWAPAWLGNPWLLWLLTTPVQFWVGGQFHAGFVRDLRRRSASMDTLVSLGTNAAYFFSVAVTLWPHAFMAAGAMHYFEVSALLMTFLVTGRWLEARARGGTSEAIRRLMDLSPRTARVLREGRELDLPVAQIAVGDTVRIRPGERVPVDGLVIEGASSVDESMLTGESLPVEKRSGSSVVGGSVNRTGSVTFRATRVGSDTVLARIIRLVEEAQGSKAPIQRIADQVAAVFVPVVLVVAGVTFGAWVWLGPEPALVRAISSAVGVLVIACPCAMGLATPTAVMVGTGRGAELGVLIRSAAALELLDKVEIVVFDKTGTLTVGKPAVTDVVPALGREESDVLAPAAAVEQGSEHPLGEAIVDEAKRRGLALPPLTGFRALPGFGVEAEDAAGRIVLGHARFMMARGIDVTALEPRARELAAAGKTTVFVAAAGNLLGLVAVADRLKPEARAAVAALKTLGIDVVMLTGDARSTAEAIAREAGIERVLADVLPDGKAAEIKRLQEDGRPVAMVGDGINDAPALAQAAVGIAMGSGTDVAMEAADVTLMRGNLLGVVTAVLLSRQTIRIIRENLAWAFGYNLLLVPVAAGALYPLWGVTLSPILAGLAMALSSVSVVANSLRLRRFTPGPLGPAS; this is encoded by the coding sequence GTGGCGGCGCCCGAGAGCAAGACGCGAGTCGACTTTCCCGTCCAGGGCATGCACTGCGCGGCCTGCGTCGGCAAGGTGGAGCGGGCATTGCGAGCGGTCTCGGGAGTCGAGGAGGCCAATGCCAACCTGGCCACCGGGCGCGCCACGGTATGGGCGCGGCCGGAGGCCGCTCAACTTCCTGCCCTGCGACGCGCCGTCGAGGGCGCCGGCTACGCGGTGCCCGAGGAGATCGCCCGGACGCCCGAATCCGAGGACCGCGAGCGCGCGGCCCGCGCCACCCTGGACCGGAGCCTCCGCGCCAAGGCCCTGATCGGCGCGGCCCTTTCCCTGCCCGTTCTCCTCGGGAGCATGCGTGAGATCTTCACGTGGGCTCCGGCCTGGCTCGGAAATCCCTGGCTGCTCTGGCTCCTGACCACGCCCGTCCAGTTCTGGGTGGGCGGGCAATTTCACGCGGGCTTCGTGCGTGATCTCCGCCGTCGCTCCGCGAGCATGGACACGCTGGTCTCGCTCGGCACCAATGCCGCGTATTTCTTCAGCGTGGCGGTGACCCTGTGGCCGCACGCCTTCATGGCCGCGGGGGCCATGCACTACTTCGAGGTGTCCGCGCTCCTCATGACCTTCCTGGTGACCGGGCGCTGGCTGGAGGCGCGCGCGCGTGGAGGCACCTCCGAGGCCATCCGCCGCCTCATGGACCTCTCGCCCCGAACCGCGCGCGTGCTCCGCGAGGGGCGGGAGCTGGATCTGCCCGTGGCGCAGATCGCGGTGGGCGATACGGTGCGCATCAGGCCGGGGGAGCGCGTTCCCGTGGACGGCCTCGTCATCGAGGGCGCCTCGAGCGTGGATGAGTCCATGCTCACGGGCGAGAGCCTGCCCGTGGAAAAGCGATCGGGATCGAGCGTGGTGGGCGGGTCGGTCAACCGAACGGGCAGCGTGACCTTCCGGGCCACCCGGGTGGGCTCCGACACCGTGCTCGCGCGGATCATTCGGCTCGTCGAGGAGGCGCAGGGCTCCAAGGCCCCGATACAACGAATCGCCGATCAGGTGGCGGCCGTCTTCGTGCCCGTGGTGCTCGTGGTCGCGGGCGTGACCTTCGGGGCCTGGGTCTGGCTCGGACCTGAGCCGGCCTTGGTCCGGGCGATCTCGAGCGCCGTGGGAGTGCTGGTCATCGCCTGTCCCTGTGCCATGGGTCTCGCCACGCCCACGGCCGTCATGGTGGGCACGGGCAGGGGCGCCGAGCTCGGCGTGCTGATCCGGAGCGCGGCGGCTCTCGAGCTGCTCGACAAGGTCGAGATCGTGGTCTTCGACAAGACCGGCACGCTCACCGTGGGCAAGCCGGCGGTGACGGACGTGGTGCCCGCGCTAGGACGGGAGGAGAGCGATGTGCTCGCGCCCGCCGCCGCGGTCGAGCAGGGCTCCGAGCATCCGCTCGGTGAAGCTATCGTGGACGAGGCGAAACGACGCGGGTTGGCCCTGCCGCCCCTGACCGGATTTCGCGCGCTGCCCGGGTTCGGCGTGGAGGCCGAGGATGCCGCGGGGCGCATCGTCCTCGGCCACGCCCGGTTCATGATGGCCCGGGGGATCGACGTCACCGCCCTGGAGCCCCGGGCGCGGGAGCTGGCGGCGGCGGGGAAGACCACGGTCTTCGTGGCCGCAGCCGGCAACCTCCTGGGACTGGTCGCCGTCGCGGACCGGCTCAAGCCCGAGGCGCGGGCGGCGGTGGCGGCGCTCAAGACCCTGGGAATCGACGTGGTCATGCTGACGGGCGATGCGCGGTCGACCGCCGAGGCCATCGCGCGCGAGGCGGGAATCGAGCGGGTGCTCGCCGACGTGCTGCCCGACGGCAAGGCCGCCGAGATCAAGCGGCTTCAAGAGGACGGCCGTCCGGTGGCCATGGTCGGCGACGGGATCAACGATGCGCCGGCCCTGGCCCAGGCCGCGGTGGGCATCGCCATGGGCTCGGGCACCGACGTGGCGATGGAGGCGGCCGACGTCACTCTCATGAGGGGGAATCTCCTCGGAGTGGTGACGGCTGTGCTGCTCTCGCGGCAGACGATCCGGATCATCCGGGAGAACCTCGCCTGGGCATTCGGCTACAATCTCCTCCTGGTGCCGGTGGCGGCGGGCGCGCTCTATCCGCTCTGGGGGGTCACGCTCTCGCCGATTCTGGCCGGACTCGCCATGGCGCTCTCATCGGTGTCGGTGGTCGCGAACAGCCTCCGGCTGCGCCGGTTCACCCCGGGGCCGCTCGGCCCCGCCTCATGA